Part of the Sorghum bicolor cultivar BTx623 chromosome 1, Sorghum_bicolor_NCBIv3, whole genome shotgun sequence genome, AGGGTATCGCTACAACATCTCCTCCAATAAACCTAGAAAGTAATATTAGACTACCCTAATATTATCTTATTGAGAGAGTTATATTTGGGGActgctggagatgctcttaggctGGGGAGGGGATTGAGAACAAACGAACAAGGCCAAAGGTGGAAGTGGAACCTGCCTACTTTAGTGAGCCTTGTCACATGCCTTGAGCATACAAACCAAGTAGCAAAAATGTTAACTTCTGGATATTCATTTTCATTGCCCATCAGCACGGAGCCGGCAGAGCGCGCCCACCATCCTAGTTGAACATTAACTAGTAAACAACTACCTTGGCAAAAACCACACAATTGGCATTAACACAATCTAGTCAAATGGTTTCAGCTATGTTAACTAAAAATGGTCCCAACCAGGGGGGGAAATACCAGATGTAATCAAATGGAGgcttataaaaaaaatacttatCTGAATGAAGCAGCAGACGAAGACGACTACATTCAAATATCAAAAATTAACAGCACTGGTTGTATTGTAAGTAAAGAGTACAAACATCTATTCCCAAGGTCTCCTGCACCATTTGTCCTCTTTGTAAACACTTCTTTCATGGCATCACTCTCTGCCATACCTTGACCGCTTGCGGTCATCATATTCCGCATCATATTTGCGTCTTTCTGATTTTTCTTCCCTTCCTCTATCAGATCTGTCATCGTTCCTCTGCCTCTCACCTCGTAATCTCTCAGGTGAATTGTCACGCCTGTATCTGTCCCGATCTTCTGCTCTTCTATCATCATGCCTACTCCTAGATTCTCGGTCTCCATAGCGCTCTGATCTCGATGGTTCACCATCCCTGGAACTCTGACGATTGTTTACATTTCTCTGAAAGCATAATTCGCAACCATCAGAATAGGATGGCAACATGATTACTCTATACTCACAGAAAAAGGTTACTGATAAGCTACAAGCTTAATTATACGATACATATTTCCACCAAATAAAAGTAGAACCAAAGGGATCACCAGATGTTCATTAGGATTAAAAATTTCCACAGTCAAAGAAGCATATGCACATGTGAATGACTAACAGAAACTATATCACAAATGCGCATTATTTTTATTCATAAGAAAAAAATCTTGCTTTGCATTTGTCTAAAGGCTTGCAACTTGCAATTACGAGTTTGTAGCATATCTAGAAACAAGGAAACATGGGGTATACTTGCACGAAACACTTTGTTAGATTGACATGATAGACGATACCCATTTTCTAGCTAGTCAAGTATTGGTTTGTAAACTGTGCATTCCCAGTGAATAATCCTAGAACCAAGGGCATCCATTGACCTACCTGCTCATCATGCGAAAATTTGCAGGATGCTCCACGGTTGCACTCCCCTTTCTGGAAAGCATAGCACATGCCTCGGCTCTTTGGTACATCACTGTGTTTGTCATGCTCCCATCGTGCACCGCTATCCTCTTTAGAACCCCAACCGGTGTTTGCATTTCTCTAAATAATAATCCACAAACATCAGAATGTCACCAAACCAATAACAATAACAAACAAATATGTTGCTGCGCAAAAATGATTAGAATCGCTATACATAGAAAGTAgaaaaatgaatttagaaaattaAGCACAGGCAATGATCTTTCAGGGCCTGTATGGATACGAAGCAATTGAACCCAaacaaatctaaaaagttttccaCGGTGACACCTACCACCCCACCCCCAGAATCACGAGGGCATTTTGCACAAGCTACAAGCAACAGAATCCCACAACAGTGCAAAAGAATCTCACAAATGCAAATACGGGTTTCACCCTGATTAGGCCATTCAGTGATTCAACTGGAGTACAGGTTAAGCCATGTCAATACAAAGGCCTAGCACATTGAAGCTTATGTTGCTTCCACCAATCACGAGAAACATTGGTAAACTTCATTAAACATTGGTTGTGAGATGACAGGATACCCATCACCCCTCAGCGACCAAACTGATTGACaactgatatattgcttctcaAAGATATTTCAGGCATTGGTTTGCTTACTGGCATTCCCAATGGATAATCACATAACAGTTTTATCGATGCATTCACAGCACACTGACCTGCTCATCATGTGAATATCTGCAGGAAGCCCCCCGGTTGCACTCGCCTTTCTGAAAAGCGTAGCAGACTCCACGGGCCTCCCTCTTCTTCTGCTGCTCCTCCTCAtcttcctcctccttcttcttgtacttgctcACATGGTCAACCCTTATGATCCTCCCAAGAACTTTAGCTCCATTCAAATTGTCTTTACCATGCGAAGTTAGGCAAACAAGAACAATTATTAATTAGGGCTCGAGCATATAATTAACTGAAACTGAATACAGAAGCGACCAAAGATAAAGTGGGAAATATGGGCGAAAAGGATGCTTACCAACAGCAAGAATTGTGCTTCTCTGGTCCTCGTACGCGAGGAACGCGAACCCCTTGGATTTTCCGGTGCCTTTGTCGCGCACGAGGTTCACGTCGACCACCTCACCGTACCTGCCAAAGGGGAAGACAGGGGAGTCGTCAGATCTCCCTGCCGGTATTCATTCCAAGGAGAGGGGAAggaaggagggagggagggagggagggagggagggaggggaggAAAGGAAGGCGTGAAGTGGAGGAGGTGAGGGTTTGCGGCTCACTGCGCGAAGATGGCGAGGAGGTCGCCCTCGGTGAGGTCGAAGGGGACGCCTCCGACGTAGACGTAGGCGGAGTCCTTGAACTTGGCGTGCCACGAAGCGTCCTCGCCGATGCCCAGGAGCGCCTCCTTCTGGTTGATAACCTGCGTCCGCTTCACCTGCGTGAGGGGATTCATCGCCGCCGCtccggccgccggcgccggctacTCGAACGGCGATGGATTTGGGAGACGAAGAGGAGCCGGGTCGGTGTTTGGGGTCGAACGggcttttggatttcgcta contains:
- the LOC8079701 gene encoding zinc finger CCCH domain-containing protein 25, with the translated sequence MNPLTQVKRTQVINQKEALLGIGEDASWHAKFKDSAYVYVGGVPFDLTEGDLLAIFAQYGEVVDVNLVRDKGTGKSKGFAFLAYEDQRSTILAVDNLNGAKVLGRIIRVDHVSKYKKKEEEDEEEQQKKREARGVCYAFQKGECNRGASCRYSHDEQRNANTGWGSKEDSGARWEHDKHSDVPKSRGMCYAFQKGECNRGASCKFSHDEQRNVNNRQSSRDGEPSRSERYGDRESRSRHDDRRAEDRDRYRRDNSPERLRGERQRNDDRSDRGREEKSERRKYDAEYDDRKRSRYGRE